ggcggcgagctCGTACTGGAGCAGGGGGGTGAGAGCAGGGGAGTGAGCGAGCGAGCACGAGAGAGTGTGCGAGCGGGTGCGCCCGACCGACCGATCGGGTATATTTACCCTAGTTCCGACCGGGCCGGTCGACTAACGGCCGTTAACGGCCGCGCCGTGAGCGCGCGTGGCCACGTGGGCTGACAGATGGGCCTGGTCCGTCAGGAAACGGGTTAAATCGCTAGTCACCACGGgtttgggttttttgaaacagcggACCGCGCGTTCGGTAGCTTTCTGAGAAAAAttaaaaagtggtagttttttggaaccatagcatgtaaactagtagttttatgctatttactccaCCCCGGCGTGCGCGACGCAGGCGTAGGCACAGTCCTCCCATCGCACCTCCCACGCGTTGCCTGCTCGCCCAGTCCCTTAGCCTTGATTGCTTACCGACCGTCCAGCCTCCTCCTCTGACCCCGCGTGACGTTCCCTGTCGATAGCCCGAGATCCTCCGCCACCGCTTGTCACCATGCTTTGTCCCCCTTCTTCCCTCGTGGTGCTCCTCTGCCTAACCATCAACACATTCGACCACCACCACGCCATGGTTGCGGTAGCAAGCTAGGCGCGCCACCACCACTGTTCGGCCTGGTCGATCATCGCCCAACGTCGATCGCGCCTCCTCCATGTCCCATTCCGAGGAGAGGGAAGAGGAAGTGGAGTGGCTTGGGTGGTTCGGGAGGAGCTGACATGAGAGAGAAGTGTGGATAAGAAACATGCGGCGGGGAAGGGAGAGCATTCACGAGGACTCTTTTTTTACTGAATGGTTTCCATTGCTGATGTGTCTTCTCTCTCGTGTTCAAGATCCATGCTTCAAATCCATGACAGATAAAGCGTTCCTTCAAAAATTGCATAAACCTGACGTCGGATTTATAATATCTttgtttttttgttgttttctctAGATTATGTGGTGGGCTTAAGATAGGACCGACTTATCAACCGGTGTATGTTATTATGCTCTAAAAAGATAGTCCGACTAACCGGCTTGGCTCAATCGGGCTCGGGAGCGACTACAATAGAAGAAGGACCACAGGTGCAAAAATAGAAAAAGGAACCTGGTCCGTCGGATTACAGATCGATGGTACAGATTATGAAGTGTGGGATCTGTACCCACAGTTATCTAACTTTTGCGAAAAGGTCCCGGCAATTCTGATTGATTTTTGCAGACGGGTCACCCCTCTTCCCCATCGCCCCATCTCTTGCACACTGTGGCGGCGATCTAGATCCAGCGGGACGCCGTTGACTTGCGCAGCCCGTTCCCGGTACTCCGCCTCGCAAGTCGTCTGGATCCGCCTCCCGGGCACCCCCGACGTTGCTTTCCACATCAACCCAGCAGCCGCTGCCAAGGTCCACTCCCCCAGGGCACCACCTCGCCTTCATCGCGCCGGACTACGGCGGGTTTGTAGCCGGCCGGAAGACCCATAGCACGGACGTGCCCAAGTGGATGCAGCCTGACGGCCACATGTGCCAGGTCTTCTTCCTCGACCCCGACGGTGAGTAATTTGTTCTCGGGTGATGCTTAATGTTCGTTGGATTCCTATTTTATGAACACTATTTACAGTTATAATTGTAAATTGAACTTGCTATCTTGGTGATTTCTCTATTCTTGGTCTATACGTCCCAGGATCTAGCAGTGGCATGTTGATTAGTAGTTGTGGTATTGTATATTGCTACTCGCTGATGGCAAGTTTGGTGGATCGATGCtaggctcctttccaatcagctgAAGCGATGGATTTTTCTCTCTATGTTTTGGTTTCGTACTGATTATAGTGTTGGCCTATTCGGCTCTCCTGCTTTCGTTTGGCACTATATTCGATACCTTCTCAGCTTGCCCAGTCCAGGGGTTACTCTAGACTTGATCTAGTATTAGACTGAAACACTTATTGAGTTCTTTAGATGTTTCTTTCTTTCTCTGTAGCAAGAAATCGGAGTGGGGAGCACTTTTTCCTTCAAAACAATATTGTGATAATATATCTGAAAACACATCAACAGAAATATTAATCACTGCACAAGCTTGCTATGCTTATACTAGATTTTCAAGCAGTTCTGTATATCGAAATCTCATCCTCTTCTCGGGTATTGTACACGGGAACAAACTAATCTCATCTACCTGTTAAATTACCTGCATGTGAAGTGCTTGTACGCACAGGACTGAAATTCGTTAGACTTGCAATAGGTGCCACTTCACTGATTTATGAGAGTTCACTATTTATTTTTCCAGTAATGtcattgaaactaaaatcatgataGTTTTCGTTTAGTGAGACAATTGTATTAGCTTATTGGTCGTACTCATTTGGCTTTTATGACACTACGATTGTAAAAAGAACAACTGCAACTTTTTTACCTTTTGTATGTAGAAAAGAAGACTCTCTTTCTGTGTATCTTTTTAATTTGCAACATTAACATTGCAATCTTCAATTGGGGCTAATTTTCTCAATTTCTGTTGTGCGTATGCTCGATAGATTGAAGCTCGTCGACTAGTAGTACTaagtttgttctccgctattttGTTGCTGCATCTTGAACTGAAATGGAGGGAAGTAGTGAGACATCGCCTTTAGGAGAGCCCATAATTGCAAAATTTGTACCAACACTATCAGGTGTGAAGACGCAGTCCAAAAAAGCAAGAGTATATTGTCATTACCTAATTTTCCGTTAATCCCTTCTTTGATGTTTTTTGCTTAAATTTTTTTTGCAGCCGTGGAATCGGTCAATAGTTTTCAAAATCAAGATTTTAGCGATGCTACCTCGTTTGCAGAGATTAATTCTCCGATGCTTCTCATTGATGATGCGAGTACACCGAAAAAGAAACAAGCTTGCTCTCAAGAGGTACAGACGCTGGTCACATATTGTAATACTCACTAAATAAGCATTGGATGTGGTGAATAGCAATTGAATTTAGGTTGGATGGAAATATATATTTTGCTTTTGATAAAAATGAGATCCCATAAGTTCACAGCATTGTCGTGTGAGGTTAATGTTACTAAACTCTCACTTAATGTTGTAGGGTTCTTTGTATAAACCCCAGTGTGACGAGGAATTGAAGCCAAAAGTGGGTATGCTATTTGATGACATTGGCTCGGTAATGGAATTTTATAGGATGTATGCACACCATGTCGGATTTGGTGTACGTCTTGGGCAGCAAAAGATCGTAGATAATGTGCTTCAATGGAAGCGCTTCTTGTGTGCAAAAGAAGGTTTTCGGCCCGAGAAAGGTATGTTTGTTGTTGATCCTTCAAAGAAAAGGAGAAAGGTGAAATTGACTAGATGTGGATGTCAAGCTTTTATCTATGTCACTCGGGAAAGTGATGGAAAATATAGGATAGCTTCACTCACTGAATATCACAATCACCCTTTTGTGCCACCTAGCCACCAACACTTGATCAGGTCTAATCGTCAAATTAGTGAGAGGGTGAAGACAACACTCCATGATTGCCAGAAAGCTAGCATCGGAACTTCCTTAGCATATAGGTTTCTTCATGTTGGCGCAGGGGTTtttgagcatgttggttgcaccCAGAAGGACCTACAGAATCAATATGGTGTATTGAAAAATTAAATAAAAAATTGTGACACTCAAATGCTAGTGGACCAATTTGGTAGATTGAAGGTTCTCAATCCTGCTTTTTTCTTTGACTATGAAGTTGATGAGGTTGGTACATTAGTCCGTATGTTCTGGACGGATGCAACAAGTAGGAAAAACTATGGTCACTTCAATGACGTGGTATCTTTTGATTCAACATGCAGCACTAACCAATATGAATACATCTTTGCGCCATTCACTGGAGTAAACCATCATATGCAAAGTGTATTTTTTGGGGCTGGGTTTCTACTTCATGAGACAGCAGACTCCTATATTTGGTTGTTCAGGGCGTTTCTTAGAGCAATGAGTGGGATTGCCCCAAGATTGATCATAACTGACGAATGTAGTAAGATGAGGAATGCAATTAAACAAACTCTGCCGAACACCGCACATCGATTGTGTATGTGGCACATTATGGAGAAGGTTCCTGGGAAGGTACGTCCTGAATTGAGAAATGACCTTGTATTCTATGATAGGCTAAAACATTGTGTGTGGAATTCTGAAACCCCTGCTGAATTTGAGGAGAGATGGGAGTCTTTCATCATAGAGTTTAAGTTGGAGGACCATGTGTGGTTCGCAAAAAAGTATGAGCTTCGTGCGGCATGGATACCGGCTTACTTTATGGAAATTCCCTTAGCTGGTCTCCTCAGGACAACTTCTATTTCAGAGAGCGCAAACTCGTTTTTCAAGCGTTTCATCTATCACAAGCTTACCTTTGTTGAGTTTTGGCTAAGGTTTGACACTGCTTTGAAATGTCAGAGGCAGAATGAGTTAATTGCTGATAACACAAGTGGATACACAACAAGTGAGTTGGTGACACCATGGGAAATAGAGAGACAGGGCAGGGCGGTATTCACCCatgagatttttgaattatttCAGGCTCAGGTGCTTGCTGCCAGAGATGATTGTGATGTTCAGAACACAGAAATTCGTGAGGGGATTAAAATCATGTTTGTGAGTGATCAATACAAGAAGATTAGAGAAGTGTCTTATGACACAACATCTATGACTGCTAAATGTTCTTGCAAGCTTTTTGAGTCCACTGGAATTGTGTGCCGCCATATTATCCGAGTGTTGAGGGGTGCGAAAATAAATGAATTGCCAAGACTTTATGTTCTTAAGCGGTGGGAGAGAAATTGCAAAAGGTATAGTTCTCTTCATGTAGGTGTAGAAGCATTCATACTTATCTACCTTCACACGCAATGTAATATTTTTCATATTGCTAGGGACATTCTCTTCGATGGGGAAGGAAACATGCTTGAAGAGAATTTAATTGACCCAGTTGACATTGCTATGAAAAGGAAGGTAGCTCTCGTCAGGAACAAGCTAGAAGATCTCATGCCGAATTCCAAATGTTCAATGGAAGGAATTGAATTCTTTCACACTAGTTTGTGCAATGCCGAGTTGGATTTAGCCCAGCTCGTACCGGCTGTAGCATGCAACACACATGAAAATGAGGAATCATTTATTGGGAGCATCATTCCAAAGCACGTTACCATCCACACACCTACTGATATCAATGCAAGGGGCACTTGCTCTAGAATAAAGGGACACAGGGATGGTGTGAGGAGTGGGTCGAGCGAGAAGAAAAGAAGACCTGGAATTCATCAAAAAGTCGCATGCAAATGCGGCATTTGTAAGGAACTGGTGTTCCATGATGCAAGGACATGCTCTAAGAAACAAATGACACAATAGTAGAGGTTTGTGCTTCTTGCTTTGTAGACTACCTATCTTTTTGCATTGCTATTACTGCATAATAATATATGTTTCAAGATGAGTCATATTTGTTTGGTGTGAACCAATCAAGCTTAGATAAGATTCATTTagctgatatatatatatatatatatatatatatatatatatatattccttATGCCACGGCCTAGTGGAGTATTAGAACAAAAATTATTGAGCTCTTTTCAGCAAAATTTACTATAGTAGAAGATGTTATGTGGACGGACATATATTGTTCCTACTTCACAATGGAAACAATTGCCATTGTTGTATCTCCCTTATTAGGCTATCTTTGTGGTTTACTAGTCATAGATCATATTGTTCTTCTCAAACCCATGACTGCTTTTGAGTGATTAAATTGTCCAGTGGCTTCTCTGTCCAGCATAGAAACATTTAGGTGTGTTTTGGGATGAATTTTTCTCTAATTTTCCTTCCATGTGGTATGTGCAGCAAGCAATCAAATTGTATTTTTTATACTCATATTACCACAAAACCAtcatttctttctttctttggtgCTAATTGCAAAGTACCTCACCAATAAGAGGCGCTTCTAAGCCGTTAGAGTGAAAACCAACAGCTTTAGTGCACATGCAACTTGTAGTGCTGCTGTCACCAATAAGGAAATGTTAGGTCACAAGATATAATTAGCAAGAAATGTCCATTGGAGCGAGTAAATGGCTTACTTTTTTGACCTACTTGGGCTTGATTTGGGATAGACCTTCGGTCGCTAACCAGCCATTGAGCCATAAAACTTATAATGTAATATCAATACATCAGTACAGCCGGTCGTAAGCTGTTTGCGTTATGCAAGTCTTATTGGGATGATGAGCTATGAAAATTGATATAAATGATCCATCATTGTCAAGATGTGAATATATTTTTTCGTATGATATTGTTTTCATTTTCTCTTCACTGGTCTGACATGTGCCTTTGTGCTGCAGCATAAAGTTTTTTACTTTTGTCATCTACGAGTCAGCAAAAGAACTTGAATTGCATTATTAATTGTTCCATACATACATCATCGGGATTAGAGAACATAATTTTCCTATTTCTTTCCTTATAATGTAAAATATTTTTTCCTTTGTATTTGTAGATGCATGATGCTCTGACAACAGGAAATAACAGGACTACAGATGGATAGAAGAAGCTTTTATCAAAGTCTACCCTTTCTAACAATTGAGAGAAGTTCTATGCAAGATAAATATAACTCTCTATTCTTGATCATGCATCTGTACTTGTCTGTGCTCAACTGAATCGTGTTTGCTTGGTGTGGTCTCTCCCAGAAAAGAAGCTTGATGAGCAAGTAGTAGAACTGGAGGGAAATGCTACAGCTTTTCTGTTATGTACCGTCAAGATAGTAGATCTTATCGTTTTAAATAGCAATGCCTGTTGAGTGATGATCATATTAGTCCTTAATACTTTGGTCTTGCTGGCCATGTACTAAAAATAGTGCTACCATGTCTCATCAAGATATGTATGCTTGTGATATGCTCAATCTGGGATTGTCCAGTCTGATGTTTAGTTATGCTTCCAAGGGTGGCTTAATTTGATCCATGTGCTCACATATTGTAATACATATTGTCATATTTTGCACTGACAATTGTATTCAGCTTCTTTTTGCATAATTAGTGATGTAGTACAAGCCACGAATAATGCACTGAAATATGCATGGTTTTGATGAAGTAGATACGAGCAAAGATTTTAAGCAGTATAACTAATATGATATGGGGCTTCATCACTGCAGACTCCATAAGGGTCGTTGGACAAAATGAATAGAGAGGGAGATGAAATACTTGAGGTGGTTGTTGCAAATGCTCTGTTTTATAAGTAGTTGCTAGTAGGGGCGGTTTCGTAAAATGTACATTAAGTGGCTGAGATCCATCCACCTGAATCTGTGCCATCCACCAACGATCCAATTAGTCGCTCCCGGCTCAATCTCTCTTCAAGTCTCAAtcttcttcttattctttttTGAGCGCAAATAGACTTTATTCCTCACATAATACATAAGTCATTTACAAAAACTCAATAAGAGGAGAACTAAAGTCCGGGATAAAACTATCCCAAAATCCTGAAAATCTAATAATGGTAAGAGAATTTTTAGTGAGGCTATCTGCTACCACATTTGCTTCACGAACACAATGCACATGATATTTTCAAATTCCAACTCCATCTACTTACACTCCATGATGATAGCCGCCTCAGGACCAAAGTATACTTCTTGcggattgatacgtctccaatgtatctataatttttgattgttccatgctgttatattatcaatcctggatgttttataatcattttaaagtcattttatatcattttttggtaataacctattgacatagtgccaagtgccagttgctgttttttccatgtttttacatcgcagaaaatcaatatcaaacagagtccaaataccacgaaactttacagagaatttttatgggccagaaggaacacaacgggccctggctgcgcctgggggtgccccgagggaggcacaacccactagggcgcgccaggaggcccaggcgcgccctggtgggttgtgcccacctcgggtaccccccggaccgcctctttgctctataaatatccCACTATtaccaaaaccctaggggagtcgacgaaacactgatccagccgccgcagagtccagaaccgccagatccaatctagacaccatctcgaatggggttcaccacctccattggtgcctctccgatgatgcgtgagtagttctttgtagaccttcgggtccgtagttagtagctagatggcttcatatCTCTCTCTTAAtcctcaatacaatggtctcttggagatccatatgatgtaactctttttgcggtgtgtttgttgggatcgatgaactttgagtttatgatcagatctatgtttttatatccatgaaagtatttgagtttctttgatctattttatgcatgatctcttatagccttgtatttcttctccgatatttgggttttctttggccaacttgatctatttatcttgcaatgggaagaggtgctttgtagttggttcgatcttacggtgcttgatcccagtgacagaaagggaaccgacacgtatgtatcgttgcttctaaggataaaacgatggggtctatctctacatagatagatcttgtctacatcatgtcatcattcttattgcattactccgtttctccatgaacttaatacactagatgcatgatggatagcggtcgatgcgtggagtaatagtagtagatgcaggcaggagtcggtctactaatcttggacgtgatgcctatataatgatcattgcctggatatcgtcatgagtatttgaagttctatcaattgcccaacagtaatttgttcacccactgctttgctattttctcgagagaagccactagtgaaacctacggcccccgggtctctttctcatattatttgcctttgcgatctacttttatttgcatttATTTCAGATCTATTAATTCAAAAATAcataaatactttgctgcactttattttgtttgcgatctatttatccaatctattacAACCTTTTCCCCGTCACAcaccaatttctggcaccgttacccgaaagggattgacaacccctttaacacgtcgacttgcgaggatttgttatctgtgtgcaggggctgtttacgttgtgttgcttggttctcctactggttcgataacgttggtttcatatctgagggaaatacctaccgccgctgtgctgcatcatcccttcctctttggggaaataccgacgtagcttcaagcgacatcaaaaggaatttctggcgccgttgccagggagcatcttcaacatataccaggttcctaatcgcaaatctcatctcctcgcaatttacattattcgccatttgcctctcattttcctctcccccacttcacaaaaatttgcagttttattcgccctttttttgTTCGCCTTTTTCTCGTTAGATCTGTtatttgcttgtgttgccatgtgtcttctatttgcttgcatctttgcttgcatctttgcttgctaaaaatctattgatatggattcTCATCCACTAGCTAAccttttcaaaagatccaattatgatgaaccaattgctagtgagttgagtgcactagattatctttatgaagttttgcttgagattcgtgaatctaaaaattgtgatgaagtgttaaaagaagaaATTAACAAAGTGGTCCACGacagctccttgaatgaaaagcatgattgaaatgattttactataaattctattaatgtcaattgtgctaatgatatgcaaacccccaagcttggggatgctaattttgatgTGTCCattacttattgcaatgatcatgattggggtgattcttcttatgatcttgaaaatttatttaagcctcacaATGAATATGaaattgataataatgtttgcaatattattggaagtgggtttggaagagtgtcaactctaggaaaaaccaatcccacatatttggagaatgttcaatcttatgaatttttttatgaaagtgggtttggagaggttgTGACTTTAGtagatgttaatcccactatcttggaagatcataaaacttttatgcatgtggatcatgaagagaaaattttatatgagagctatattattgaatttgattatgatcctacaaataattattatgagagaggaaaatatggttgtagaaattttcatgttattaaatttcctcttgttatgttgagattgtcaatgttttattcctctcctttgcatatgctagatatgTCTTGTCTTGacaatttgttttcctataaaattcctatgcataggaagtatgttagacttaaatgtgtttgtctcacgtttcatgatgctctatttgtgtttcaattattatctttcgtgtgagcaccattgaaatattatgcctagctaagggcgtgaaacaatagcgcttgttgggaggcaacccaatgaataaaatttattttttctttttgctttctgttcttgcgtgttagcacaattattctactgttatgattgtgttttttatgttttaattagtgtttgtgccaagtaaagcctttaggatcttcttgggtgatagttgtttgatcttgctggaaaaaaaacagaaacttttgcactcacgaaaataattatCATTCTTTACCAGAGAGCGATAAAATACCCATTCCacttgcagtagatcaatatacaaagttctctggtcgtcctaatttttcagaatttttggagttacagaagtattcaaaatagtcagattgctacagactgttctgttttgacagattctgttttctttgtgttgtgtgcttattttgatggctctatggttttctttgatgagtttttgccatataaaagttggaatacattagatataatataagaacaaaatatgaattggtttgatacaacacttatagtagtgatttattattcttatactaacggatttcacgaaggttttgttgagttttgtgtgattgaagttttcaagttttgggttatcttacgatggatgaaggaataaggagtagaagatcctaagcttggggatgccctggcatcccaagctattatccaaaaatgagcaaccaactaagcttggggatgcccccgagtggcatctcctctttcttctaacgaccatcggtattttactcgaaactatatttttattcatcgcatactatgtgttttgcttggagcattttgtatgatatgagtctttgcttgttttattttgtgttttaagtcttgatccctttctggacacacctatttgagagagccaaaattatgtcatgacttgttagaattgctctctatgcttcacaaattttttatgagcaatagacttgctctagtgcttcacttatatctttttgatcatggtgtgctttagtatttttgaataaatgatctattgcttcacttagatttatttgagagttagtaaaattttcaagaaattctctcttgcttcacttaaattaatttgagagaaagaaatattatgctcatgatcttcacttatatttgtttgagcttgtcaaaagcaacatatgaaaattagtcccaaagtgatagatatccaagaagtatataataaaaactttcatgaagatcattggacaaaataaaattgattcttggtaatagttttgagatatgatgatgtgatatgtgagtcatcttgatgagtaattatgctttagtaagaatattggtgttaaagtttgtgattccctatgcaagcacgaaagtcaatagtcatgcaatgaaattatatcctacttatggtgcattattcggtattggttatgcttaatgctcgcttatgagattattcgtttcttggttggtcgcttcccaatcttttgctagccttcattttgcactaagtatgatcactacttgtgcatccaaaaacctttaacccagttttgccacatgagtccactatatctacctatatgcggtattcttttgccgttctaagaaaatttgcatgtgccatctctaattttcaaaaaaaattgtgtgtttgtttcgctcgcggagcagtgaggggtggctaatattttccatgctagatgtgttattctcaagatgagtgtttattcacttgtcattgcac
The Aegilops tauschii subsp. strangulata cultivar AL8/78 chromosome 3, Aet v6.0, whole genome shotgun sequence genome window above contains:
- the LOC109756747 gene encoding uncharacterized protein isoform X3 translates to MEGSSETSPLGEPIIAKFVPTLSAVESVNSFQNQDFSDATSFAEINSPMLLIDDASTPKKKQACSQEGSLYKPQCDEELKPKVGMLFDDIGSVMEFYRMYAHHVGFGVRLGQQKIVDNVLQWKRFLCAKEGFRPEKALTNMNTSLRHSLE
- the LOC109756747 gene encoding protein FAR1-RELATED SEQUENCE 5 isoform X2 produces the protein MEALLVCKRRFSARESTNQYEYIFAPFTGVNHHMQSVFFGAGFLLHETADSYIWLFRAFLRAMSGIAPRLIITDECSKMRNAIKQTLPNTAHRLCMWHIMEKVPGKVRPELRNDLVFYDRLKHCVWNSETPAEFEERWESFIIEFKLEDHVWFAKKYELRAAWIPAYFMEIPLAGLLRTTSISESANSFFKRFIYHKLTFVEFWLRFDTALKCQRQNELIADNTSGYTTSELVTPWEIERQGRAVFTHEIFELFQAQVLAARDDCDVQNTEIREGIKIMFVSDQYKKIREVSYDTTSMTAKCSCKLFESTGIVCRHIIRVLRGAKINELPRLYVLKRWERNCKRDILFDGEGNMLEENLIDPVDIAMKRKVALVRNKLEDLMPNSKCSMEGIEFFHTSLCNAELDLAQLVPAVACNTHENEESFIGSIIPKHVTIHTPTDINARGTCSRIKGHRDGVRSGSSEKKRRPGIHQKVACKCGICKELVFHDARTCSKKQMTQ
- the LOC109756747 gene encoding protein FAR-RED IMPAIRED RESPONSE 1 isoform X1, coding for MLVDQFGRLKVLNPAFFFDYEVDEVGTLVRMFWTDATSRKNYGHFNDVVSFDSTCSTNQYEYIFAPFTGVNHHMQSVFFGAGFLLHETADSYIWLFRAFLRAMSGIAPRLIITDECSKMRNAIKQTLPNTAHRLCMWHIMEKVPGKVRPELRNDLVFYDRLKHCVWNSETPAEFEERWESFIIEFKLEDHVWFAKKYELRAAWIPAYFMEIPLAGLLRTTSISESANSFFKRFIYHKLTFVEFWLRFDTALKCQRQNELIADNTSGYTTSELVTPWEIERQGRAVFTHEIFELFQAQVLAARDDCDVQNTEIREGIKIMFVSDQYKKIREVSYDTTSMTAKCSCKLFESTGIVCRHIIRVLRGAKINELPRLYVLKRWERNCKRDILFDGEGNMLEENLIDPVDIAMKRKVALVRNKLEDLMPNSKCSMEGIEFFHTSLCNAELDLAQLVPAVACNTHENEESFIGSIIPKHVTIHTPTDINARGTCSRIKGHRDGVRSGSSEKKRRPGIHQKVACKCGICKELVFHDARTCSKKQMTQ